A region of Maniola jurtina chromosome 7, ilManJurt1.1, whole genome shotgun sequence DNA encodes the following proteins:
- the LOC123866649 gene encoding esterase B1-like — protein sequence MCSFNKSKVIVLILFIQIIGILSSRKCHNNAPVVTTTEGKLRGVADKLVDGSSYYRFRGIPYATPPVGNLRFKAPLPPQPWQGIRDASNFGNICAQFNETYQGDEDCLFLNVYTKTLRKNAKIPVMVFIHGGSFSQGSGNFFLPDFLLQHDVILVTLNYRLEMLGFMTLDTSEVPGNAGMKDQVAALRWVKDNIAQFGGDPNSVTLFGESSGAAAAVFHMFSPMSKDLFHRVIAESGSYDLARREGEKERAFRAGKVLGKDTNDVNELLEFFRSTEASRLTNLTIATLTDDERFRGLPAKFVPVIEKKFPNVQPFMDEDPTKMLVEGKINKVPLMIGYNSGEGLIMTQFHAALIDVYNRQPSFYVSRELVDHITKDQLNDFGNRVKKFYVGDRDITKDDLGVIRDIQTDIHFSYTTHRLTDLYSKLCPQTYMYRFDAETELNVIKNTLNLPNVRGVSHADELFYLFYNYLNEKPYKEQKKLRDLVFKVTKLWTDFAKTSDPTSNGTRPIWQPYTVQDKEFYSIDEQFSQGKYADKERMEFWNQLYIEAGLPHISKT from the exons atgtgtagttttaataaaagtaaagtTATTGTGTTAATATTGTTTATACAGATAATAGGAATATTATCATCTAGGAAATGCCAT AACAATGCGCCTGTAGTAACAACCACAGAAGGTAAACTTCGAGGTGTCGCAGACAAACTGGTGGACGGATCCTCATACTACAGGTTTAGAGGAATACCATACGCCACTCCTCCAGTTGGAAATCTCAGGTTTAAG GCTCCCCTACCTCCTCAACCATGGCAAGGCATCCGCGACGCTTCCAACTTCGGTAACATCTGCGCGCAATTCAACGAAACGTACCAAGGAGACGAAGACTGCTTATTCCTCAACGTCTATACAAAAACTTTGCGTAAAAACGCCAAAATACCTGTCATGGTCTTTATACACGGCGGTTCCTTCTCCCAAGGTTCTGGAAACTTCTTCTTACCTGACTTTCTTCTACAGCATGATGTTATTTTAGTCACTTTAAATTATAGGTTAGAAATGCTAGGTTTCATGACGCTAGATACTTCAGAAGTGCCTGGTAATGCTGGTATGAAAGACCAAGTTGCAGCGTTAAGATGGGTTAAGGATAATATAGCTCAGTTTGGTGGCGATCCCAATTCAGTTACGCTGTTTGGAGAAAGTTCTGGAGCGGCAGCGGCTGTCTTTCACATGTTCTCTCCTATGTCCAAAGATCTTTTCCATAGAGTTATAGCTGAAAGTGGAAGTTATGATTTGGCTCGTCGTGAAGGCGAAAAAGAAAGAGCTTTCCGAGCTGGCAAAGTCCTCGGAAAAGACACCAATGATGTCAACGAACTACTCGAATTCTTCAGAAGCACCGAAGCCAGTAGACTCACTAATCTAACTATCGCAACTTTAACTGACGATGAAAGATTCAGAGGGCTTCCTGCAAAATTTGTACCAGTCATTGAAAAGAAATTCCCTAATGTCCAACCTTTTATGGATGAGGATCCAACAAAAATGTTGGTAGAAGGAAAAATCAATAAAGTACCTCTAATGATTGGTTATAATTCCGGCGAAGGATTAATCATGACGCAGTTCCATGCTGCTTTAATAGATGTTTATAATAGACAGCCATCTTTTTACGTTTCTAGAGAATTAGTAGACCACATAACTAAAGATCAGCTTAATGATTTTGGTAATAGAGTAAAGAAGTTCTATGTAGGTGATCGAGACATCACCAAAGATGATTTAGGTGTTATTCGCGATATACAAACAGATATACATTTTTCGTATACCACACATAGATTGACAGATTTGTACAGCAAATTGTGTCCGCAaacttatatgtatagatttgatGCTGAAACGGAACTTAATGTGATTAAGAATACATTGAATTTGCCGAATGTAAGAGGTGTCAGTCATGCAGATgaactgttttatttgttttacaaCTATTTGAATGAAAAGCCTTACAAAGAGCAGAAGAAATTAAGAGACCTCGTGTTCAAGGTGACGAAACTGTGGACTGATTTTGCGAagaccag tGACCCAACTTCAAATGGTACAAGACCAATATGGCAACCGTACACGGTGCAAGATAAAGAATTCTACAGTATAGATGAGCAGTTTTCTCAAGGAAAATATGCTGATAAGGAAAGGATGGAGTTTTGGAACCAACTGTACATCGAAGCTGGCCTTCCACATATATCGAAGACATGA